A window of Tautonia plasticadhaerens contains these coding sequences:
- a CDS encoding aldo/keto reductase has protein sequence MTPPRSPRTRSDDPGVDRRSFLQTGTAALALGPGALAAPGASAQEAGEAPKPGGEPEWRNRQDGMAYRRLGRTNLMVSEVVAGGDPITPDNYRHMLRAIERGLNYLDMAPAYHDGGTEEAWGKLIKEPSVGRDRVFLATKVSPLNRVRNQMYKDAFDKLPAGEQEEIRARADEIIERRGVKKPGYFLTYFPGQPDSYDPAYLRIAMLAEYRDRVEDNAILRDTIVESLEGSLRRLGTDHVDILMCPHGADAPEDLDSPAILDAFKQLKQQGKVRFLGVTSHNDPAGVLKAAADAGHYDLVMMAYNVVNGGYVDDAIRHASDKDLGIIAMKVAMAVATHHTPLQPVPDWRIQKVQRIVPGDDLKAPQKAYVWALQNPRIAAVISNLWDETYIAENLALAGRKVELQPA, from the coding sequence ATGACCCCGCCCCGATCCCCCCGGACCCGGTCCGACGACCCCGGCGTCGACCGCCGATCCTTCCTCCAGACCGGCACCGCCGCGTTGGCCCTCGGCCCCGGCGCCCTGGCCGCCCCGGGGGCCTCGGCCCAGGAGGCCGGGGAGGCCCCGAAGCCGGGGGGCGAGCCCGAGTGGCGGAACCGGCAGGACGGCATGGCCTACCGCCGGCTCGGCCGGACGAACCTGATGGTCTCCGAGGTCGTCGCCGGCGGCGACCCGATCACCCCGGACAACTACCGGCACATGCTCCGGGCCATCGAACGCGGCCTGAACTACCTCGACATGGCCCCGGCCTACCACGACGGCGGCACCGAGGAGGCCTGGGGCAAGCTCATCAAGGAGCCCTCGGTCGGCCGGGACCGCGTGTTCCTGGCCACCAAGGTCAGCCCGCTCAACCGCGTGCGCAACCAGATGTACAAGGACGCCTTCGACAAACTCCCCGCGGGCGAGCAGGAGGAGATCCGGGCCCGGGCGGATGAGATCATCGAGCGCCGAGGGGTGAAGAAGCCCGGCTATTTCCTCACGTACTTCCCCGGCCAGCCCGACTCCTACGACCCGGCGTACCTCCGGATCGCCATGCTGGCCGAGTACCGGGATCGGGTCGAGGACAATGCGATTCTCCGCGACACGATCGTCGAGTCGCTGGAGGGGAGCCTCCGCCGCCTCGGCACCGACCACGTCGACATCCTCATGTGCCCCCACGGCGCCGACGCCCCGGAGGATCTCGACAGCCCCGCGATCCTCGACGCCTTCAAGCAGCTGAAGCAGCAGGGCAAGGTCCGATTCCTCGGCGTCACCTCGCACAACGACCCGGCCGGCGTGCTGAAGGCCGCCGCCGACGCCGGGCATTACGACCTCGTGATGATGGCCTACAACGTGGTCAACGGCGGCTACGTCGACGACGCGATCCGACACGCCTCCGACAAGGACCTCGGCATCATCGCCATGAAGGTGGCGATGGCCGTCGCCACCCACCACACGCCGCTCCAGCCGGTGCCCGACTGGCGGATCCAGAAGGTCCAGCGGATCGTCCCCGGGGACGACCTGAAGGCCCCCCAGAAGGCCTACGTCTGGGCCCTCCAGAACCCCCGGATCGCCGCCGTCATCTCCAACCTCTGGGACGAGACCTACATCGCCGAGAACCTCGCCCTGGCCGGCCGCAAGGTCGAACTCCAGCCCGCCTGA
- a CDS encoding DNA-binding protein, whose product MMATLTIELSEDQERQLLDRAREAGTTPEQLLRAGIAEWLARPRDDFSEAAEYVLEKNAELYRRLA is encoded by the coding sequence ATGATGGCCACACTGACGATCGAGCTCTCCGAGGATCAGGAGCGTCAACTCCTCGACCGCGCCCGGGAGGCAGGAACGACCCCGGAACAGCTCCTCCGGGCCGGTATCGCCGAATGGCTCGCCCGCCCCCGCGACGACTTCTCCGAAGCGGCGGAGTACGTCCTCGAAAAGAATGCCGAACTCTACCGGCGGTTGGCGTAG